A genomic window from Patescibacteria group bacterium includes:
- a CDS encoding PH domain-containing protein — translation MEKLHPKVVWIFFFQFLFAPLFIGFFIAPLLIVIQRKISEGAVVLPWGWLISGLFLYIIFCYIWAKLTYRFWRYQLTEDAIKIEKGVIWKKYISIPYERIQNIDIYRGVLARLLGLSDLQIQTAGYSGGYGKYGRGTEGKLPGIDIQIAEQLREDLIKKVKGTKQGL, via the coding sequence ATGGAAAAATTACATCCTAAAGTGGTTTGGATATTTTTCTTTCAATTTCTTTTTGCTCCTCTTTTTATCGGATTTTTTATTGCACCTCTTCTAATAGTAATTCAAAGAAAAATTAGCGAAGGAGCAGTTGTTCTCCCTTGGGGATGGTTGATCTCAGGACTTTTTCTTTATATCATTTTCTGTTATATTTGGGCCAAATTAACTTATCGTTTCTGGCGTTACCAACTAACTGAAGATGCAATCAAAATAGAAAAAGGAGTAATCTGGAAAAAATACATTTCCATTCCCTATGAAAGAATTCAAAACATAGATATTTATAGAGGAGTTTTAGCAAGACTTCTTGGATTAAGTGATCTTCAGATTCAAACCGCTGGATATTCAGGGGGTTATGGAAAATACGGAAGGGGAACTGAAGGTAAGCTTCCTGGTATTGATATTCAAATAGCAGAACAGTTAAGAGAAGATTTAATTAAAAAAGTTAAAGGAACAAAACAGGGATTATAG
- a CDS encoding RNA-binding protein — translation MTNKLYVGSLSFDTTEDTLKDLFSQAGTVNSVSIIMDKFSGRSKGFAFVEMSSEKEAKKAIEMFNGKELDGRNIVVDEAKPMVKKPFRKFSDNRKGFGRKRF, via the coding sequence ATGACAAATAAGCTTTACGTAGGGAGTCTTTCTTTTGACACGACGGAAGATACTCTAAAAGATTTATTTTCCCAGGCAGGTACAGTAAATTCTGTTTCTATCATAATGGATAAATTCTCTGGTAGATCAAAGGGATTTGCATTCGTGGAAATGTCTTCAGAAAAAGAAGCCAAAAAAGCAATAGAAATGTTTAATGGAAAAGAATTAGACGGAAGGAACATCGTAGTAGACGAAGCCAAGCCGATGGTAAAGAAACCTTTCAGAAAATTCTCTGACAATCGCAAAGGATTTGGTAGAAAAAGGTTTTAG
- a CDS encoding DUF5320 domain-containing protein, producing the protein MPRFDGRGPLGFGPGTGWGWGPCGGGMAWRRGRGRGFGRFWGYGPWGYAPHQPKITKKEEVEMLTDEAEVLEEELKAIKERLVELKAKK; encoded by the coding sequence ATGCCAAGATTTGATGGAAGAGGTCCTTTGGGTTTTGGTCCAGGCACTGGTTGGGGTTGGGGTCCTTGCGGTGGTGGGATGGCTTGGCGGAGAGGTCGTGGTCGTGGATTTGGAAGATTCTGGGGTTATGGTCCGTGGGGTTATGCTCCACATCAACCCAAAATAACAAAAAAAGAAGAGGTTGAAATGTTAACCGATGAAGCCGAAGTTTTGGAAGAAGAATTGAAGGCTATTAAAGAACGCCTGGTTGAACTAAAGGCCAAAAAATAA
- a CDS encoding DUF134 domain-containing protein translates to MVRPRLCRRIRFNPNVTYFKPRSVPIRFLEVVELTIEEIEALRLKNIKDLDQIECAKLMKTSQSTFQRILSSAYKKVSEALIKGKAIKIIKIN, encoded by the coding sequence ATGGTTAGACCAAGACTCTGTCGAAGAATTAGATTCAATCCAAATGTTACCTATTTTAAGCCTCGGAGTGTGCCGATAAGGTTTTTAGAGGTGGTTGAATTAACAATTGAAGAAATAGAGGCTTTAAGGTTGAAAAATATAAAAGATTTAGACCAGATTGAATGCGCTAAACTAATGAAAACTTCACAAAGCACTTTCCAAAGAATTCTATCATCGGCCTACAAAAAAGTTAGCGAAGCTTTGATAAAAGGCAAAGCGATAAAGATAATAAAAATAAATTAG
- a CDS encoding undecaprenyl-diphosphate phosphatase, whose product MADLICLGIIQGIFEWIPISSEGIVAIASQFLITKVNPIEVALFLHLGTLFVVLLYFRKDWKEVLMLRNPKLLRFLIISTLISLVIGYPLYKVVRNIAIGNSLLVVMGFGLFLTAYFHKKKIIFKISPGKLAMITGFLQGLSVIPGLSRSGVTIFGLSLGKVTPSEILKISYMMSVPVILASSCYLFLRNPVLALEGWPSLISSFLAGFFSLHFLIKFTKKINFFKFALIFGLLCFLGAAIGFII is encoded by the coding sequence ATGGCAGATTTAATTTGTTTAGGGATCATTCAGGGGATATTTGAATGGATTCCAATTTCTAGTGAGGGAATAGTTGCGATAGCGAGTCAATTTTTAATAACAAAAGTTAACCCTATTGAAGTAGCTTTATTTCTACACCTGGGAACTCTTTTTGTAGTGCTACTTTACTTTAGAAAAGATTGGAAAGAAGTTTTAATGTTAAGAAATCCTAAATTACTTCGTTTTTTAATAATATCTACCCTTATATCTTTAGTAATTGGATACCCACTTTATAAGGTAGTTAGGAATATAGCGATAGGAAATAGCCTTTTAGTAGTGATGGGTTTTGGTTTATTTTTAACAGCTTATTTTCATAAAAAAAAGATAATTTTTAAAATAAGCCCTGGGAAATTAGCAATGATTACTGGATTTTTACAGGGGCTTTCTGTAATTCCTGGATTATCGAGGTCAGGTGTTACTATTTTTGGTTTGTCTTTAGGAAAAGTTACTCCTTCTGAGATATTAAAAATTTCTTATATGATGTCAGTCCCTGTGATTTTAGCCTCCAGTTGTTATTTATTTTTAAGGAATCCAGTTTTAGCTCTTGAAGGATGGCCATCTTTGATTTCTAGTTTTTTAGCCGGATTTTTTAGTTTGCATTTTTTGATAAAATTTACTAAAAAAATAAATTTCTTTAAATTTGCCTTAATTTTTGGCCTACTTTGTTTTTTAGGAGCGGCAATAGGATTTATAATTTGA
- a CDS encoding RrF2 family transcriptional regulator, protein MKISKKSQYGLRAMVYLANPRLKDKACPLKKISKDEEIPFDFLEKIFSKLEKAGLIKAKRGIQGGYFLAREPKKITVGKIIRILEGTIAPVRCIAKEKGIKFHCPRKKICKTFNVWQKIQDILNSTLNSITLADLVKPHRKAKLPTG, encoded by the coding sequence ATGAAAATTTCTAAAAAATCTCAGTATGGCCTACGGGCGATGGTCTATTTAGCCAACCCTCGTTTAAAAGATAAGGCCTGCCCATTAAAGAAAATTTCCAAAGATGAAGAAATCCCTTTTGATTTTTTAGAAAAAATATTCTCAAAATTGGAAAAGGCCGGTTTAATCAAAGCCAAAAGAGGTATTCAGGGAGGATATTTTTTGGCTAGAGAACCTAAAAAAATTACAGTAGGAAAAATAATAAGAATACTAGAAGGAACAATTGCTCCGGTCAGATGTATAGCTAAGGAAAAGGGAATAAAATTTCATTGTCCCAGAAAAAAAATCTGCAAGACTTTTAATGTTTGGCAGAAAATTCAAGATATTCTAAATTCTACTTTAAACTCTATTACCTTAGCAGATTTAGTGAAACCCCACAGGAAAGCGAAGCTTCCTACGGGGTAA
- a CDS encoding cysteine desulfurase, which translates to MDYAATTPVDPRVIKAMLPYFSEKFGNTMSLHSFGQKAKQALEESREVITDLMGGKPNEIIFTGSGTESNNLALKGIAFANKKRGRHIIISQIEHPSILETAKWLESQGLKVTKLPVDRHGLINLDDFKKAIEKDTILVSIIHANNEIGTIQEISKIGKICKEKRVYFHTDATQSFGKVPIDVNKMNVDLLTANSHKMYGVKGAACLFVREGTKIAPILHGGGHEKGLRSSTVNVPAIVGFAEAARICKKEMKKERKRLIKLRDKLIKNILRKIEGSYLNGHPKKRLLNNANFWFSFVEGESLVIQLDLLGIAASTGSACSSAKLEPSHVLLAIGLKPHQAHGSLRLTLGRWTKEKDIDYVLKVLPKIIKRLRKISPFKYE; encoded by the coding sequence ATGGACTATGCGGCCACAACGCCGGTTGATCCTCGGGTAATTAAAGCCATGCTCCCTTATTTTTCAGAGAAATTTGGAAATACCATGTCCTTGCATAGTTTCGGCCAAAAAGCAAAACAAGCCCTTGAAGAAAGTAGGGAGGTGATAACTGATTTAATGGGAGGCAAGCCAAATGAAATAATCTTTACTGGCTCAGGAACTGAGAGTAATAATCTGGCTTTAAAAGGAATTGCCTTTGCCAATAAAAAAAGGGGGAGACATATTATAATTTCCCAAATTGAGCACCCCAGTATTTTAGAAACCGCAAAATGGTTAGAAAGTCAGGGACTTAAGGTAACTAAATTGCCAGTTGATAGACATGGTTTGATTAATCTTGATGATTTTAAAAAGGCAATAGAAAAGGATACTATTTTGGTTTCAATAATCCATGCAAACAATGAAATAGGAACAATTCAGGAGATTTCAAAGATTGGAAAGATTTGTAAAGAAAAAAGAGTTTATTTTCATACCGATGCTACTCAAAGTTTTGGGAAAGTTCCAATAGATGTAAATAAAATGAATGTAGATTTGCTGACAGCTAATTCTCATAAGATGTATGGGGTAAAAGGAGCAGCTTGTTTATTTGTCAGAGAAGGTACTAAAATTGCGCCGATTTTGCATGGAGGTGGTCATGAAAAAGGTCTAAGATCTTCTACGGTAAATGTTCCGGCCATTGTTGGATTTGCCGAGGCAGCCAGGATCTGCAAAAAAGAAATGAAAAAAGAAAGAAAGAGGCTAATAAAATTAAGAGATAAATTGATTAAAAATATTCTTAGAAAAATAGAAGGATCTTATTTAAATGGTCATCCAAAAAAGAGGCTTCTAAACAATGCCAATTTCTGGTTTTCTTTTGTTGAAGGTGAATCTTTGGTTATTCAACTTGACCTTTTGGGTATCGCTGCCTCAACTGGATCGGCTTGTTCTTCAGCCAAATTAGAACCAAGCCATGTTCTTTTAGCAATAGGCTTAAAACCTCATCAAGCCCACGGCTCTTTGAGATTAACTTTGGGAAGGTGGACAAAAGAGAAAGACATTGATTATGTCCTAAAAGTATTACCAAAAATAATAAAAAGATTAAGAAAAATTTCTCCTTTCAAATATGAATAA
- a CDS encoding iron-sulfur cluster assembly scaffold protein produces the protein MNKIGPYTKKVIEHFKNPHNYGRMKNPDGLGKVGNIVCGDVMWLYIKVGKNTKGKDKIKDIKFETFGCVAALATSSVITDLAKGKKIEEALKIERDKVIKSLGGLPPIKHHCSLLAIDALSEAIYDYSLKNKKRIPKKLQERHERIKRERKEIGKRYKEWIKIEEKMHKQ, from the coding sequence ATGAATAAAATTGGACCCTATACAAAAAAAGTTATTGAACATTTTAAAAATCCCCACAACTATGGAAGGATGAAAAATCCAGATGGACTGGGAAAGGTGGGGAATATTGTTTGTGGAGATGTGATGTGGCTTTATATAAAAGTTGGAAAGAATACAAAAGGGAAAGATAAAATTAAGGATATAAAATTTGAAACTTTTGGTTGTGTAGCAGCTCTTGCCACCAGTAGCGTGATTACTGATTTAGCTAAAGGAAAGAAGATTGAAGAGGCATTAAAAATTGAAAGGGATAAAGTTATTAAATCTTTAGGAGGTTTACCTCCAATCAAACACCATTGTTCTTTATTAGCCATTGATGCTTTATCTGAGGCAATTTACGATTATTCGTTAAAGAATAAAAAGAGAATTCCAAAAAAACTTCAAGAAAGGCATGAGAGAATTAAAAGGGAAAGGAAAGAAATAGGGAAGAGATACAAAGAATGGATAAAAATTGAGGAGAAAATGCATAAACAATGA